A single Eulemur rufifrons isolate Redbay chromosome 9, OSU_ERuf_1, whole genome shotgun sequence DNA region contains:
- the CLEC10A gene encoding C-type lectin domain family 10 member A translates to MKYEDLQYLESEEKNQGVKNGPPPTAGPSFLRRLCPGPSLLLLSLGLSLLLLVIICVVGSQNSKFQRDLMTLRTTFSNFTSNTVAEVQALTSHGSSLQETVTSLKAEVEGHKQELQADHSEMLLRVQQLVKDLNSLTCQMALLKSNASSGSERTCCPVNWVEHEGSCYWFSHSGKPWPEAEKYCQLESAHLVVINSREEQNFVQKHLQFSYAWMGLSDTEGVWKWVDGTDYNTNFQNWKPGQPDDWQGHGLGGGEDCAHFLLDGRWNDDVCQRPYLWVCEASLGQASRESHGAASG, encoded by the exons ATGAAGTACGAAGACCTCCAGTACTTGGAGAGTGAGGAGAAAAATCAGGGCGTTAAAAATG GGCCGCCTCCTACCGCAGGGCCGTCTTTCCTGCGGCGTCTCTGTCCCgggcccagcctcctcctcctgtctctgggcctcagcctcctgctgctGGTCATCATCTGTGTGGTCGGAAGCCAGA ATTCCAAGTTTCAGAGGGACCTGATGACGTTGAGAACAACTTTCAGCAACTTCACCTCAAACACTGTGGCTGAGGTCCAGGCACTGACCTCCCATG GTAGCAGCTTGCAAGAAACGGTCACATCTCTGAAGGCTGAGGTAGAGGGTCACAAGCAGGAACTGCAAGCGG ATCATTCTGAAATGCTCCTGCGAGTCCAGCAGCTGGTGAAAGACCTGAACTCCCTGACTTGCCAGATGGCTTTGCTCAAGAGCAATG CCTCGTCAGGCTCCGAAAGGACCTGCTGCCCCGTCAACTGGGTGGAGCACGAGGGCAGCTGCTACTGGTTCTCTCACTCCGGGAAGCCGTGGCCCGAGGCAGAGAAGTACTGCCAGCTGGAGAGCGCGCACCTGGTGGTCATCAACtccagggaggagcag AATTTTGTCCAGAAACATCTACAATTCTCATACGCCTGGATGGGCCTCAGTGACACTGAGGGAGTCTGGAAATGGGTGGACGGGACGGACTACAACACCAACTTCCA GAACTGGAAGCCAGGCCAGCCTGATGACTGGCAAGGGCACGGGCTGGGCGGAGGCGAGGACTGTGCCCACTTCCTCCTCGACGGCAGGTGGAACGACGACGTCTGCCAGAGGCCCTACCTCTGGGTCTgcgaggccagcctgggccaggccagTCGGGAGAGCCACGGAGCTGCCTCTGGTTAG